Proteins from a single region of Congzhengia minquanensis:
- a CDS encoding S-layer homology domain-containing protein encodes MFKAKKLTSFILSACMAFGFGATAFAALPSDAVDSKYADAIEVLGALDIMVGDAESGAFRPEDTIKRSEFAKVAVTSMGLGSIAENSEYPTKYPDVVENHWANGYINVATNQGIVIGDDEGNFRPDDTITYAEAATVLVRLIGHGPAAEKKGGFPTGYISVASQQGITKNAVASNDTAVVRGMVAQMTNNSLTVKKMEQTSFGGDESYEIVDKTLLEDELKTKIVKGQITAVGTSSLTGSSSLRDNEVRIGENVYEVENKAMAQASRLLGFNVEAYVREDDNKDEKLVLARAEKNKNSSMKINVEDIEKITEGEKLRIDYWKDKENDTKTQYVNVSNDAKYIFNGKAIAFDKAELQPASGSLLVLDQDRDDVYDVVFIESYENYVVEEVIASSNRVTDKYGKPSLVLDPEDKNVKFVITRGGQEINITDLKEWDVLSVATSKDKTIIMVEVTTESVTGRVEEIHGDKYVINGEDFRIAANYTEDVNLNDEGTFYLDKDRNIAAVDATSGLSSNYAYLVAADLTTGFDKNLQIKVFDKNGEEKVMTSGDKIKFNGQSNKTPNEVLTALNGADSDVDPQLVTYETNSEGVLTQINTAKDSTSSGTIDKTTFTLNAKDTLKYRASAKKLGSYNVNNNTIVFDIPEGETDPDKYSVETISLFEDETEYDVSIYDVGEDLTAKVIIVTNSNGIANLEASAAVVEKIGTTINSDNETVERLYAFIDGEKKTFTTAEDDILVNEDGDALAAGDIIQFKTNAAGEIESIRVLFEAKDKATEGTQTINEDLVTVYGKVVKKFANSINVSVNDGAVSNYNINGVKVYEFNSNKTTSPIKVVEPGDIPQYDELDESRVFIRIYKDEVKEIVIVR; translated from the coding sequence ATGTTTAAAGCAAAAAAATTGACTTCATTTATACTTTCAGCATGTATGGCATTTGGTTTTGGGGCAACAGCATTTGCAGCACTTCCCAGTGACGCAGTAGACTCAAAATATGCAGATGCAATTGAAGTTTTAGGCGCGCTTGATATCATGGTTGGTGACGCTGAAAGCGGCGCTTTCAGACCTGAAGATACAATCAAACGTTCTGAGTTCGCTAAAGTTGCAGTAACCTCTATGGGACTTGGCAGCATTGCAGAAAACTCGGAATATCCGACAAAATATCCCGATGTGGTAGAAAACCACTGGGCAAACGGTTATATCAATGTTGCGACAAACCAGGGTATTGTAATCGGTGACGACGAAGGCAACTTCCGTCCTGACGACACAATCACCTACGCAGAAGCTGCAACGGTTCTGGTTCGTTTAATCGGACACGGCCCTGCTGCAGAGAAAAAAGGCGGATTCCCGACAGGCTACATTTCGGTAGCATCTCAGCAGGGAATTACGAAAAACGCAGTTGCAAGCAACGACACAGCAGTTGTTAGAGGCATGGTTGCACAGATGACCAACAACTCTTTAACAGTTAAGAAAATGGAACAGACAAGCTTCGGCGGCGACGAATCTTACGAAATCGTTGACAAAACTCTTTTAGAAGACGAGCTGAAAACAAAAATCGTAAAAGGCCAGATTACAGCTGTTGGCACAAGCAGCTTAACCGGCTCAAGCTCACTCCGTGACAACGAAGTAAGAATTGGCGAAAACGTATATGAAGTTGAAAACAAAGCAATGGCCCAGGCGTCTCGCCTCTTAGGCTTCAATGTAGAAGCTTATGTTAGAGAAGACGACAACAAAGACGAAAAACTCGTTTTGGCCCGCGCTGAGAAAAACAAGAATTCGTCCATGAAAATCAATGTTGAAGACATTGAAAAAATTACAGAGGGCGAAAAATTAAGAATTGACTATTGGAAAGATAAAGAAAACGATACAAAAACACAGTATGTGAACGTATCGAACGATGCAAAATATATTTTCAACGGTAAAGCAATTGCATTTGACAAAGCAGAACTTCAGCCTGCTTCCGGCAGCCTGTTAGTTTTAGACCAGGACCGCGACGACGTTTATGATGTTGTGTTCATCGAGTCTTATGAAAACTATGTAGTTGAAGAAGTAATTGCATCCAGCAACAGAGTAACAGACAAATACGGCAAGCCTTCATTGGTGTTAGACCCTGAAGACAAGAACGTGAAGTTTGTTATCACAAGAGGCGGACAGGAAATCAATATCACAGATTTGAAAGAATGGGACGTTCTCTCCGTTGCAACCAGCAAAGATAAAACAATTATCATGGTTGAAGTTACAACCGAAAGCGTAACAGGCAGAGTTGAAGAAATTCACGGCGACAAATATGTTATCAATGGTGAAGACTTCAGAATTGCTGCAAACTATACAGAAGATGTGAACTTAAACGACGAAGGCACCTTCTACCTGGATAAAGACAGGAACATCGCAGCAGTTGACGCTACAAGCGGCCTTTCTTCCAACTACGCTTACCTGGTAGCAGCCGACCTTACAACTGGCTTTGATAAAAACCTCCAGATTAAAGTATTTGATAAAAACGGCGAAGAAAAAGTTATGACTTCCGGCGACAAAATTAAGTTCAACGGCCAGTCTAACAAAACGCCAAACGAAGTATTAACAGCATTAAACGGTGCAGACAGCGACGTTGACCCGCAGCTTGTAACCTATGAAACAAACAGCGAGGGCGTGTTAACACAGATTAACACTGCGAAAGACAGCACAAGCTCTGGTACAATTGATAAAACAACGTTCACACTGAATGCAAAAGATACGTTAAAATACCGCGCTTCCGCGAAAAAACTGGGAAGCTACAATGTAAACAACAACACAATCGTGTTTGATATCCCCGAAGGTGAAACCGACCCGGATAAATATTCTGTAGAAACCATCTCCCTGTTTGAAGATGAAACAGAATACGACGTATCCATCTACGATGTAGGCGAAGATTTAACAGCAAAAGTTATCATTGTTACAAATTCTAATGGCATAGCCAACTTAGAAGCTTCGGCAGCAGTTGTTGAAAAGATTGGTACAACCATCAACAGCGACAATGAAACAGTGGAAAGACTCTACGCGTTCATCGACGGTGAGAAGAAAACCTTCACAACAGCAGAAGACGATATACTGGTAAATGAAGACGGCGACGCACTTGCCGCTGGCGACATCATTCAGTTCAAAACGAACGCTGCCGGCGAAATCGAAAGCATCAGAGTATTATTTGAAGCAAAAGATAAAGCCACAGAAGGCACACAGACAATCAATGAAGACTTGGTAACGGTATACGGTAAAGTCGTTAAGAAGTTTGCAAACTCGATTAACGTGTCTGTAAACGACGGTGCGGTTTCTAACTACAACATCAACGGCGTTAAGGTTTATGAATTCAATTCAAACAAAACCACCAGCCCGATTAAAGTAGTAGAACCCGGTGACATCCCGCAGTACGATGAACTTGACGAAAGCCGCGTATTCATCAGAATTTACAAAGATGAAGTTAAGGAAATCGTAATCGTAAGATAA
- a CDS encoding peptidoglycan-binding protein, with protein sequence MPVGATIPEFITVHLGLPASNAQNVTVSFIDYIKNVASSEIYPTWPESALRANIYAQISFALNKIYTEFYRARGYNFDITNTTQYDQAFVPGRNIFGDINRIVDDIFDSYLRREGFLEPLAARFCNGTTVTCEGLSQWGSVSLANQGYLPYQIIQYYYGDDVNIITDVPVETSLESYPGYPISTGDRGPNVRRIQNSLNIISKNYPLIPKVVPDAIFGESTEEAVKTFQRIFNLTPDGVVGRATWYKLVSLVVGINRLNELNSVGNTLFGLSLEYPDAITEGDTGEKVSIMQLMLNILAEYYNQIPFVPNSGSYDQQTLNGVIAFQKQFGLPQNGIVDDRTWEAMYNAVKGVYIATDNGQNEAPVQILPYPGMLLSAGTRGDSVQALQEYLNGISLVYTEISPVTPTGNFGPNTRTAVLTFQGLFGLPETGVVDRETWERIEEVFIEIREGAQPRFGQFPGYELKEGQEDSVRGIEVNTDNLTGRPVYSLQHMLRYINAEKPLPGIPDGIFGGQTTDRVKEFQAENDLNATGTVNSQTFSAIRDAYNKKTDELKQPEGAYPHGVVYDQPETEQDILYVAQVMLNKLADTFANISRPNINGEYDAKMQKSISDFQKQFNLPQNGFDKNTWDQLTRIYNEIKA encoded by the coding sequence ATGCCGGTAGGAGCAACCATTCCAGAATTTATTACCGTACATTTGGGACTGCCTGCATCCAACGCCCAGAATGTAACGGTTTCGTTTATTGATTATATCAAAAATGTAGCCTCCAGCGAAATTTATCCCACATGGCCGGAAAGCGCGCTGCGGGCAAATATCTATGCGCAGATTTCGTTTGCTTTAAATAAAATCTACACAGAATTTTATAGGGCACGCGGTTATAATTTCGACATTACAAATACGACGCAATATGACCAGGCCTTCGTTCCGGGCAGGAATATTTTTGGCGACATCAACCGCATCGTGGATGACATTTTCGACTCATATTTAAGAAGGGAAGGCTTTTTAGAACCCCTTGCTGCCCGTTTCTGCAACGGCACCACCGTCACCTGTGAGGGGCTTTCCCAGTGGGGTTCGGTCAGTCTTGCCAACCAGGGATATCTGCCCTACCAAATTATTCAATATTATTATGGAGATGATGTAAATATCATTACCGACGTACCTGTTGAAACATCGTTAGAGTCATACCCCGGTTATCCCATCAGCACCGGCGACCGTGGACCCAATGTCCGCCGGATTCAAAATTCTTTAAATATAATTTCAAAAAATTATCCGCTCATTCCCAAAGTTGTTCCCGATGCAATTTTTGGAGAAAGCACAGAAGAGGCGGTGAAAACCTTTCAGCGGATTTTTAACCTCACGCCAGACGGCGTTGTGGGGCGTGCCACGTGGTATAAGCTGGTCAGCTTAGTGGTAGGCATTAACCGTTTAAACGAATTAAACAGCGTGGGAAACACCTTGTTTGGTTTATCGTTAGAATATCCAGACGCCATCACGGAAGGCGACACAGGAGAAAAGGTTTCCATCATGCAGCTGATGCTGAACATTTTGGCGGAGTATTATAACCAAATTCCTTTTGTGCCCAACAGCGGTTCTTACGACCAGCAGACGCTAAATGGCGTTATTGCGTTTCAAAAACAGTTTGGCCTGCCTCAAAATGGTATTGTAGATGACAGAACATGGGAAGCCATGTATAATGCGGTGAAAGGCGTTTATATTGCCACAGATAACGGTCAGAATGAGGCCCCGGTTCAAATTCTTCCTTACCCAGGCATGCTGCTTTCTGCCGGAACCAGGGGTGACAGTGTCCAGGCACTTCAGGAATATTTGAACGGAATTTCCCTTGTGTATACGGAAATATCTCCTGTTACGCCCACAGGAAATTTTGGCCCCAACACCCGAACCGCCGTTCTAACATTTCAAGGACTGTTTGGCCTGCCGGAAACCGGTGTGGTAGACCGCGAAACATGGGAAAGGATTGAAGAAGTGTTTATTGAAATCCGCGAGGGAGCACAGCCGCGTTTTGGTCAGTTCCCGGGTTATGAACTCAAGGAGGGCCAGGAAGACAGTGTACGCGGAATTGAGGTAAACACTGACAACTTAACCGGCCGACCGGTTTACTCCCTCCAACACATGCTGCGGTATATTAACGCAGAAAAGCCTCTGCCGGGCATACCCGACGGCATCTTCGGCGGCCAGACAACCGACCGTGTGAAAGAATTCCAAGCGGAAAACGACTTAAACGCTACTGGAACAGTGAACAGCCAGACCTTCAGCGCTATTCGGGACGCCTATAATAAAAAAACAGATGAACTGAAACAACCGGAGGGGGCATATCCTCACGGCGTGGTGTATGATCAACCGGAAACAGAGCAGGATATTTTATATGTCGCACAAGTAATGCTAAACAAACTGGCAGACACCTTTGCCAACATCTCCCGTCCGAACATAAACGGTGAATATGATGCGAAGATGCAAAAATCAATTTCCGATTTTCAAAAACAGTTTAACCTGCCTCAAAATGGGTTCGATAAAAACACTTGGGATCAGTTAACAAGGATTTATAACGAAATTAAAGCATAA